The proteins below come from a single Faecalibaculum rodentium genomic window:
- the rpmJ gene encoding 50S ribosomal protein L36, with protein MKVRPSVKPICDKCRVIRRKGRVMVICENPKHKQRQGN; from the coding sequence ATGAAAGTAAGACCGTCTGTAAAACCGATCTGCGATAAATGCCGGGTTATCCGCCGCAAGGGCCGGGTCATGGTGATCTGTGAAAACCCGAAACACAAGCAGAGACAGGGAAACTAG
- the rpsM gene encoding 30S ribosomal protein S13 — protein MARIAGVDIPNDKRAVISLTYIYGIGRTTASDILKAAGISEDKRIKDLTEAELNTIRKEVDKIKVEGDLRREVQLNIKRLMEIGCYRGIRHRKGLPVRGQRTKTNARTRKGKAKTVANKKK, from the coding sequence ATGGCACGAATTGCAGGAGTAGACATCCCCAACGACAAGAGAGCTGTCATTTCGCTCACTTACATTTACGGTATCGGCCGCACAACGGCATCCGATATCCTGAAGGCTGCCGGGATCAGCGAAGACAAGCGCATCAAGGATCTGACAGAAGCCGAACTGAACACCATTCGTAAAGAAGTCGACAAGATCAAGGTTGAAGGCGATCTGCGCCGTGAAGTACAGCTGAACATCAAGCGTCTGATGGAAATCGGCTGCTACCGTGGCATCCGTCACCGGAAGGGTCTGCCTGTTCGCGGACAGCGCACCAAGACCAACGCACGGACCCGCAAGGGCAAGGCAAAGACAGTCGCAAACAAGAAGAAGTAG